A section of the Leptospira kobayashii genome encodes:
- the asnS gene encoding asparagine--tRNA ligase, with product MSHTSTTLAENTPPTSAPQEVLGWVHGIRGNNHVQFLQFRTNGKIIQVVIEKEKLGEETFKFLKTIPQETSLRILGSYSENPKAPGGRELVLGSFDIIGTSGNYPITPKEHGPDFLHNHRHLWLRSKRQIAILKVRSELSFAIREFFRNEEYTLIDTPILTGSVGESAGTLFSTEYFDLGQAYLAQTGQLYLETAAFSHSKVYCFGPTFRAEKSKTRRHLTEFWMLEAETAFLNNEENISFQDRFIRTLVETVAKRCLPELQILERDVDSLFASVRSSFPKIDYSEAISILQSKGESIEWGEDINAERETILTEHFKSALFIKNYPRAIKAFYMKQNPEDPRTVLCADLIVPDVGEIIGGSEREESYDKIVERIKEENLPIESYDWYLDLRKFGSVPHSGFGMGQERILAWICGLPHVRECIPFPRMIYRLHP from the coding sequence ATGTCTCATACTTCGACAACGCTCGCAGAAAATACTCCTCCCACCTCAGCACCCCAAGAAGTTCTGGGCTGGGTTCACGGAATCCGTGGAAACAACCATGTGCAATTCCTTCAATTTAGAACCAATGGAAAGATCATTCAGGTCGTTATAGAAAAGGAAAAATTGGGGGAAGAAACCTTCAAATTCCTGAAAACCATCCCTCAGGAGACATCCTTACGGATCTTAGGAAGTTATTCGGAAAATCCCAAAGCTCCGGGGGGCAGGGAACTAGTCCTCGGGTCCTTTGATATCATTGGAACTTCGGGAAATTATCCGATTACCCCCAAAGAACACGGACCTGATTTTTTACACAACCACCGCCATCTTTGGCTCCGTTCCAAACGACAGATAGCGATCCTGAAAGTCCGCTCGGAACTTTCTTTCGCCATCCGGGAGTTTTTCAGAAACGAAGAATACACTTTGATCGATACTCCGATCCTAACCGGTTCCGTAGGTGAATCCGCAGGAACCTTATTCTCCACAGAATACTTCGATTTAGGACAAGCTTATCTTGCTCAAACGGGACAGCTCTATCTGGAAACTGCAGCTTTTTCCCATTCCAAAGTGTATTGTTTCGGCCCTACATTTCGGGCGGAAAAAAGCAAAACAAGAAGACATCTAACTGAGTTTTGGATGCTGGAAGCGGAAACGGCATTTCTGAATAACGAAGAAAATATTTCCTTTCAGGACCGTTTCATCCGAACCCTTGTAGAGACTGTAGCCAAAAGATGCCTCCCTGAATTGCAAATCCTTGAGAGAGATGTAGATTCCTTGTTTGCGTCCGTCCGGTCTTCGTTTCCAAAGATCGACTATTCGGAAGCTATTTCCATCTTACAATCCAAAGGGGAAAGCATAGAATGGGGAGAAGATATCAATGCGGAAAGAGAAACAATTCTCACGGAACATTTCAAAAGCGCATTGTTTATTAAAAATTACCCTCGCGCCATCAAAGCTTTCTATATGAAACAAAACCCGGAAGACCCGAGAACGGTTCTATGTGCCGACTTGATCGTTCCCGATGTAGGGGAAATCATAGGCGGATCGGAAAGGGAAGAAAGTTACGATAAAATTGTGGAACGAATCAAAGAAGAAAATCTACCGATTGAATCCTACGACTGGTATTTGGACCTTCGTAAATTCGGCTCCGTTCCTCATTCCGGCTTTGGAATGGGCCAGGAACGCATTTTGGCATGGATTTGCGGACTTCCCCATGTCAGGGAATGTATTCCTTTTCCCAGAATGATTTATAGACTACATCCCTAA
- a CDS encoding ATP-dependent DNA helicase, translating to MSNTQDIFAKSLPKLWKDYEARPEQVSMAVAVESALLKGESLAVEAGTGVGKSLAYLIPAALYSIENDCIVAISTETKSLQDQILKKDIALVSEAIGQEVRAHVALGANNYLCKRKYGKIMDRGDFGPEMEREIDQFVKWERATETGIRSEYEGFVSGSFWNSVGRESENCLSRNCPNFSSSYYFLEKEKWKKANILIINHHLLASHLAGDFRILPPFQHLVIDEAHSFPEAVGKAFGSELKYELLINLLHYLYHPEKKTGFASKLPDKKKDIVADAIQKAESYASDFFRLLFSEIPLNFQFSFRHTSRIKADDGALEDSLYDLSEICLGMLEKYKKDSDDNDEKEIALALEMVGTQTKKAAAFVEEFRTKKNSNLVFWIEAPNQTAKDRYYHLYSQPKNTEEILSKSLFPNMESVVMTSATLSPTPGNFQYFLKEIGTKDVQTKTLASPFAYNTHSVLFVPKQVADPVSDPRRNKIDVSFWVEKLIKLSKGDAFVLFTSNKLLSEVYEDLVDKLDFPLFSQVHLGPIQAKREFMQTEQSVLFGVSSFWQGIDIKGDKLRNVIITKLPFQVPTEPVLQAKMEDMEKEGKSPFWEMQVPKTCLLLRQGFGRLIRSSFDTGMVSILDPRVHTKSYGKNVIQSLPKGVPVVTEFPELERKFNNLPKMKV from the coding sequence TTGTCCAATACCCAAGATATATTCGCAAAATCCTTACCTAAACTTTGGAAAGATTATGAAGCTAGGCCGGAACAAGTTTCCATGGCTGTCGCTGTGGAGTCAGCTCTACTAAAAGGAGAATCTCTGGCTGTGGAAGCGGGGACAGGAGTTGGAAAATCACTCGCTTATTTGATTCCTGCGGCCCTCTATTCCATCGAAAATGATTGTATCGTTGCCATTTCCACAGAAACAAAATCCTTACAAGATCAGATTCTAAAAAAAGACATAGCACTTGTGAGTGAAGCGATCGGACAGGAAGTCCGTGCTCATGTTGCTTTGGGAGCGAACAATTATCTTTGTAAAAGAAAATACGGTAAGATCATGGATCGGGGAGATTTCGGTCCGGAAATGGAAAGGGAAATCGATCAGTTCGTAAAATGGGAAAGGGCAACGGAAACGGGAATTCGTTCCGAGTATGAAGGTTTTGTTTCCGGGTCTTTTTGGAATTCCGTAGGCCGTGAGTCTGAGAACTGTTTATCCAGAAATTGTCCCAATTTTTCCTCTTCTTATTATTTTTTAGAAAAGGAAAAATGGAAAAAAGCGAATATACTGATCATTAATCACCATTTGCTAGCAAGTCATTTGGCAGGTGATTTTCGGATTTTACCACCTTTTCAACATTTGGTGATCGATGAAGCGCATTCTTTTCCCGAGGCTGTGGGAAAAGCATTCGGCTCCGAGTTGAAATATGAGCTTCTGATCAACCTACTTCATTATCTCTACCATCCCGAAAAGAAAACAGGTTTTGCTTCCAAACTTCCCGACAAAAAGAAAGACATCGTTGCAGACGCCATTCAAAAGGCGGAGAGTTACGCTTCCGATTTTTTCCGATTGTTGTTTTCCGAAATCCCTTTGAATTTTCAATTTTCCTTCCGGCATACCAGCCGCATCAAAGCAGACGATGGCGCTTTGGAAGATTCTTTGTATGATCTTTCCGAAATCTGTTTGGGGATGTTGGAAAAGTATAAAAAAGATAGCGATGATAACGATGAAAAAGAAATCGCTTTGGCTTTGGAAATGGTAGGCACTCAAACCAAAAAAGCAGCAGCTTTTGTGGAAGAGTTTCGTACAAAGAAAAATTCAAATCTGGTATTTTGGATCGAAGCTCCGAATCAGACTGCAAAAGACCGCTATTATCACTTATATTCCCAACCGAAAAACACGGAAGAAATTTTGTCCAAGTCCCTTTTTCCCAATATGGAATCGGTTGTTATGACTTCTGCAACTTTGTCCCCTACTCCGGGAAACTTCCAATATTTCCTGAAAGAGATCGGAACAAAAGATGTGCAAACGAAAACCCTCGCTTCTCCATTTGCATATAACACACATTCGGTTTTATTTGTTCCGAAGCAAGTAGCGGATCCGGTCTCGGACCCTCGTCGAAATAAAATCGATGTTAGTTTCTGGGTGGAAAAACTGATTAAATTATCGAAGGGAGACGCATTCGTATTATTCACTTCCAATAAACTTTTGAGTGAGGTTTACGAAGATTTGGTGGACAAATTGGATTTCCCGCTTTTTTCTCAAGTCCACTTGGGCCCGATCCAAGCGAAAAGGGAATTTATGCAAACGGAACAAAGTGTTTTATTCGGAGTTTCCAGTTTTTGGCAAGGGATCGATATCAAAGGCGATAAACTTAGAAATGTAATCATCACCAAACTTCCTTTCCAGGTTCCGACGGAACCTGTGTTGCAGGCAAAAATGGAAGATATGGAGAAGGAAGGCAAAAGTCCTTTTTGGGAAATGCAAGTACCGAAGACCTGCTTACTTCTCCGCCAGGGTTTCGGAAGATTGATCCGCTCATCCTTTGATACGGGGATGGTAAGCATTCTGGACCCGAGGGTGCATACGAAATCCTATGGTAAAAATGTAATCCAAAGTCTTCCCAAAGGTGTTCCCGTTGTAACGGAATTTCCGGAACTGGAAAGAAAATTCAATAATCTACCGAAGATGAAAGTATGA
- a CDS encoding sodium-dependent transporter has protein sequence MNSSHDGWATRIGLILAVASGAIGLGNFLRFPGQAVQNGGGAFMVPYIISFIVLGIPVCLAEWTMGRMGGKHGHSSPFIFKEYLKGYSLKITGTIGVMIPVMIYVYYVFIESWCLAYVYYFLVGGLELGRTAAGNIAEQKEIISQSSDFFLNLTGAKENGASFESSILIFFLLCFAFNFYLVYRGLSKGLEAFAKLAMPLMGICSTIVLIRVLTIPGIESGLAVMWNPDWSTLKEPKVWINAAGQIFFSLSTGFGIALVFSSFLKKKDDVVLSSLSSASLNEFAEVVFGGMITIPVAFLFLGATVTSFGTFGMGFIALPAVFSMMPGGNLFGALWYFVLFLAALTSSITMLQPGILFLEEGFGFSKRKSSFILFLFTFSLCLPIVYFNKDFAALDIADFYIGTIMIYILASIQIFVFYFKIGVDRGVNDANQGSLIPFPKSIRFLMKYVTPWFLLFVFISFCYMNLPEYLDKMSPEKMGQIASNKGENVTDAETKAYIARYVVLGLVAVFILLYFTVSRALSKRSQGNPA, from the coding sequence ATGAATTCTTCTCATGATGGATGGGCCACCCGAATCGGGCTCATACTCGCAGTTGCTAGCGGTGCCATAGGTCTTGGCAATTTCCTACGTTTTCCGGGACAAGCTGTCCAAAACGGTGGTGGTGCCTTTATGGTTCCCTACATCATCAGCTTTATTGTGTTAGGTATTCCTGTCTGTTTGGCGGAATGGACGATGGGAAGGATGGGAGGAAAACACGGGCATAGTTCTCCTTTTATCTTCAAAGAGTATTTGAAAGGATATTCTTTGAAGATCACGGGAACCATCGGGGTCATGATCCCTGTGATGATCTATGTATATTACGTATTCATTGAATCCTGGTGTCTTGCTTACGTTTATTACTTTTTAGTCGGCGGACTGGAATTGGGGAGAACTGCAGCGGGCAATATTGCGGAACAAAAAGAAATCATTTCGCAATCCTCCGATTTTTTCCTAAATCTAACCGGTGCTAAAGAAAATGGAGCTTCTTTCGAAAGTTCCATCCTGATTTTCTTTTTACTCTGTTTTGCATTTAATTTTTATTTGGTATATCGTGGACTTTCCAAAGGACTGGAAGCATTTGCGAAATTAGCGATGCCACTTATGGGGATTTGTTCCACGATCGTACTCATTCGTGTATTGACCATTCCCGGAATCGAGTCCGGCCTCGCGGTTATGTGGAATCCTGATTGGTCGACTTTGAAGGAACCTAAGGTTTGGATCAATGCGGCGGGGCAGATCTTTTTTTCCCTTTCCACTGGATTCGGTATCGCACTTGTATTTTCCAGTTTTTTGAAGAAAAAAGACGATGTTGTTTTATCCAGTCTTTCCTCCGCATCTTTGAATGAGTTCGCAGAAGTAGTATTTGGTGGTATGATTACCATTCCTGTGGCATTTTTGTTTTTGGGGGCGACTGTTACTTCTTTCGGGACTTTCGGAATGGGTTTTATCGCACTCCCTGCCGTGTTTAGCATGATGCCCGGGGGAAATCTTTTCGGCGCTCTTTGGTATTTTGTGCTTTTTCTTGCGGCGCTCACCTCTTCCATTACCATGCTCCAGCCTGGAATTCTGTTTTTGGAAGAAGGTTTCGGTTTCAGCAAAAGAAAGTCTTCTTTCATCCTGTTTTTATTTACATTTAGCCTTTGTTTGCCGATTGTTTATTTCAATAAGGATTTTGCCGCTCTGGATATCGCGGATTTTTATATCGGAACGATTATGATCTATATACTCGCATCGATCCAGATTTTCGTATTCTATTTTAAAATCGGGGTGGATCGGGGAGTGAATGATGCCAACCAGGGCTCCCTGATTCCTTTTCCGAAAAGCATTCGGTTTCTGATGAAGTATGTCACTCCCTGGTTTTTGTTATTCGTGTTTATCTCCTTTTGTTATATGAATTTGCCGGAGTATCTGGACAAGATGAGTCCTGAAAAAATGGGTCAGATCGCTTCGAATAAGGGGGAAAATGTAACCGATGCGGAAACAAAAGCCTATATCGCACGTTATGTGGTTTTGGGACTAGTCGCAGTTTTCATATTATTGTATTTTACCGTGAGCCGGGCACTGTCTAAGAGAAGCCAAGGAAATCCTGCATGA
- a CDS encoding helix-turn-helix transcriptional regulator — protein MLRKKRGVKQYDMARALGVSPSYLSKIETGAQEPTEKFKTSCAKYLKTSVDKLFNENLVEDIYPEFANGLKNKLWAVRREMGIKQYDFAKKLKVSTPFLSKVELGLLEPPEDFKTLVSKVLKMEKGDLFLASK, from the coding sequence ATGCTGCGTAAAAAGCGCGGAGTTAAACAGTATGATATGGCTCGCGCTCTCGGCGTTTCTCCGAGTTATCTATCAAAAATCGAAACAGGTGCCCAAGAGCCTACGGAAAAATTCAAAACCTCATGTGCTAAGTATCTAAAGACATCGGTGGATAAGCTTTTTAATGAGAATCTCGTGGAAGACATCTATCCTGAATTTGCCAATGGATTGAAGAACAAACTTTGGGCTGTCCGAAGAGAGATGGGAATCAAACAGTATGATTTCGCTAAGAAATTAAAAGTTTCGACTCCTTTCCTTTCCAAGGTAGAACTTGGGCTTTTGGAGCCACCGGAAGATTTTAAAACTCTGGTTTCTAAAGTGCTTAAGATGGAAAAGGGCGATCTTTTCCTCGCCTCAAAATAG
- a CDS encoding LIC12015 family putative lipoprotein: MNFKKHFLAYLLIGISTLSLVQCSKDSEILATYDGGTVTRGEMNFVIEASKRGQAESQPVSPDIQLKILESIALEKILLLDGIQSKKVDPADVKKIETLVSDFLKFNVYMREYTKEAVKTKPLEFVDLQIALIRGADPAENEKKADELLSKLNSASKAEVSKLISENTADVTRKPVGGKLEPFCVNCSITPLEDIISEARKVKKGQFVKYSKEKENQIIYLVRITGDEKVHPERVVKYLTSVFEDFKDEATKYGASITPDEETKNAISYFTEGNLEEKGQQFAQHTLKQFEQGLYQKEMTRLKEVSGIEVNPIPPVFGPEGIDPKNYGPDLVLYTKKDKSTYTWKDLENDFASVPNALKSEYKDPKLKIWDMLNLFQSTLLQGKIAQETPEVQKISKETSYLMQLDKMRVSLALKAFQDEVKSVPVNVTEQQLRDSYEAGKLYAYSTPDPKNPQNRITQSYAQVRERIKSEMEGAQRNAFVEQKISGLKTTYNLKVAQDRLKEVTL, from the coding sequence ATGAATTTTAAGAAACATTTTTTGGCTTATCTATTGATAGGAATAAGCACCCTAAGTTTAGTTCAGTGTTCCAAGGACTCTGAAATTCTAGCTACCTATGATGGCGGAACGGTAACTCGCGGAGAAATGAACTTTGTGATTGAAGCCTCCAAAAGAGGACAAGCGGAATCGCAACCGGTCAGTCCCGATATCCAACTAAAAATTTTGGAAAGCATCGCTCTTGAAAAAATTCTACTCTTGGATGGGATTCAATCCAAAAAGGTAGATCCTGCCGATGTAAAAAAAATAGAAACACTTGTGTCTGATTTTTTAAAATTCAATGTTTATATGCGTGAATATACAAAAGAAGCGGTTAAAACAAAACCTCTCGAATTTGTAGATTTGCAAATTGCTTTGATTCGAGGTGCAGACCCGGCTGAAAATGAGAAAAAAGCGGATGAGTTACTTTCTAAATTGAATTCCGCATCCAAAGCGGAAGTTAGCAAATTGATCTCTGAAAATACTGCCGATGTAACCCGTAAACCTGTGGGTGGAAAATTAGAACCATTTTGTGTAAATTGCAGCATCACTCCTTTGGAAGATATCATCTCGGAAGCAAGAAAGGTAAAAAAAGGTCAGTTCGTAAAATACAGCAAAGAAAAGGAAAATCAAATCATCTATCTGGTGCGTATCACAGGAGATGAAAAGGTTCACCCTGAGAGAGTCGTAAAATACCTAACTTCCGTATTTGAAGACTTTAAAGACGAAGCAACCAAGTATGGCGCATCCATCACTCCCGACGAAGAAACTAAAAATGCAATCAGCTATTTTACGGAAGGGAATTTGGAAGAGAAAGGACAACAGTTCGCACAACATACTTTAAAACAATTCGAACAAGGTCTCTACCAAAAGGAAATGACTCGATTGAAAGAGGTGAGCGGAATTGAAGTGAATCCGATTCCTCCTGTATTCGGGCCGGAAGGAATTGATCCTAAAAATTACGGGCCCGATTTGGTTCTCTATACTAAAAAGGATAAATCCACTTATACTTGGAAAGATTTGGAAAATGATTTTGCATCCGTTCCAAACGCTTTGAAATCAGAATACAAAGATCCTAAATTAAAAATATGGGATATGCTAAACCTCTTCCAATCCACCTTATTGCAGGGCAAAATTGCGCAAGAAACTCCGGAAGTGCAAAAAATTTCCAAAGAAACCAGTTACCTTATGCAATTGGATAAAATGAGAGTTTCTCTCGCTTTAAAAGCATTTCAGGATGAAGTGAAATCTGTACCTGTAAACGTTACGGAACAACAGCTACGAGATTCCTACGAAGCAGGCAAACTTTATGCATATTCCACACCCGATCCCAAAAATCCTCAGAATAGAATCACTCAGAGCTACGCACAAGTTCGGGAAAGAATCAAATCCGAGATGGAAGGGGCGCAAAGGAACGCTTTTGTAGAGCAAAAGATTTCCGGTCTTAAGACTACTTACAACTTAAAAGTAGCTCAAGATCGCTTAAAAGAAGTTACATTATAA